From one Triticum urartu cultivar G1812 chromosome 3, Tu2.1, whole genome shotgun sequence genomic stretch:
- the LOC125544028 gene encoding carbon catabolite repressor protein 4 homolog 6-like isoform X1, which yields MRVVPSAFLRRAASMSSHYNRQGSSRPHRGYSSRPPPPSAYADAELVSGDSYLSTEPAANDSVRRGGGPRAPPPQYRHGPQFQPPPPYVYGYGQPQPQPQPQLQVQPYGFVPYNYNHPPQTPFPGSQYGYGTPNQYGHWHPQPYRVVPPNGGFLPQNAGFRPAAPQLHPSLAQYKREWRSVQKLPPRHAERFKVLSYNILADYLAQEHQDLYRDIPSFIMDWNWRKNRIGLEISWWRPDIICFQEVDKFTDLEQEMSARGYSGIWKMRTGNAVDGCAIFWRTARFRLCYKEDIEFNKLGLRDNVAQLCVLESVFRRNVQTGSTHLSTSPIHPQQAKQVVICNIHVLYNPKRGDIKVGQIRTLLDQAYATSKRWNDAPVILCGDFNATPKSPLYNFILEQKLNLFGLARNAISGQQTSSHGLYTGSNTSRYTFRPPLYTTNGREGRIITRNVHKHQSEAKSLVRDSCLAGREPVLTATASTSCFNSESSKYFGNNISSSGPSNLDEQGLSSCFAGLAKDACNSDGEAHAKATEREEGAAVDSSSEECSGGIKAESKEPDVGGVQCSQTDVCDEAFQSDSSEAIDSRHLLSSELSGRIDSVRELRGVSSKDSNSQGDLSGSVICEDVTGGFEGNSVQSDMSLNISKENPGEKEKCNESMSGHNNCTTPGSESSHFSDSLKSADARGKMGNMRVEEEINTGSPVKLTHQINSTTSDSCGNECTPEVINNHLDLYSCPEEFGNHACSVEDDVAANENLCSNVISDPTSFKEFSGDNECLHVDNDQLPKISNGSQHAHKVVPYGGYYNDPYRWTVDEIKAATGKEECTYVEHNLKVRSVYTDVEDFNGTKDANKEPLVTSYNRKFMGTVDYIWASEDLQTVSVLDTFPEVILKEANGFPTKKWGSDHIALVCELAFKE from the exons ATGCGCGTCGTCCCCTCAGCTTTTCTCCGTCGCGCCGCCTCGATGTCCTCTCACTACAAC CGCCAAGGATCCTCGCGACCTCACCGCGGATACTCCTCCCGCCCCCCGCCGCCTTCCGCCTACGCCgacgccgagctcgtcagcggcGATTCTTACCTCAGTACTGAGCCCGCTGCCAACGATTCCGTCCGCCGCGGCGGGGGTCCTCGCGCGCCTCCACCGCAGTACAGGCACGGGCCGCAgttccagccgccgccgccgtacGTATATGGCTACGGCCAACCTCAACCGCAGCCGCAGCCGCAGCTGCAGGTTCAGCCTTACGGGTTTGTGCCGTACAACTACAACCATCCGCCGCAGACGCCGTTCCCAGGCTCTCAGTACGGCTATGGGACTCCGAATCAGTACGGTCACTGGCATCCACAGCCATACAGAGTTGTGCCACCGAATGGAGGGTTCCTGCCACAGAATGCTGGGTTCCGACCTGCGGCGCCGCAGCTGCATCCAAGTCTGGCACAGTACAAACGAGAGTGGCGATCTGTGCAGAAGCTGCCACCTCGCCATGCTG AGAGGTTTAAGGTTCTGTCATACAATATACTGGCGGACTATCTGGCCCAGGAGCACCAAGATCTTTATAGAGACATACCATCATTCATCATGGACTGGAACTGGCGTAAGAATAGGATAGGTTTAGAGATCAGCTGGTGGCGTCCAGATATTATATGTTTTCAG GAGGTAGACAAATTTACAGACCTTGAGCAAGAAATGTCAGCCCGAGGATATAGCGGCATATGGAAG ATGCGGACCGGAAATGCTGTTGATGGATGTGCCATATTTTGGAGGACAGCAAG GTTCCGGTTGTGTTATAAAGAAGACATTGAGTTCAATAAGCTTGGGCTTCGGGATAATGTTGCACAGCTTTGTGTTTTAGAA TCGGTGTTTCGAAGAAATGTGCAAACTGGGTCTACTCACTTATCTACTAG CCCTATCCATCCGCAACAAGCCAAACAAGTTGTTATATGTAACATTCATGTTCTTTATAATCCGAAGAGAGGGGACATAAAAGTTGGCCAG ATAAGGACACTGCTTGACCAAGCTTATGCTACATCTAAGAGGTGGAATGATGCTCCAGTAATACTCTGTGGGGACTTCAACGCTACACCGAAG AGCCCGCTGTACAATTTTATATTAGAGCAAAAG TTAAATTTGTTTGGGCTTGCAAGAAATGCTATATCAGGGCAGCAAACTAGTTCACATGGGCTTTATACTGGTTCTAACACATCTCG TTATACATTCCGTCCACCTTTATACACGACCAATGGTAGAGAGGGAAGAATAATTACTCGAAATGTCCATAAGCATCAAAGTGAAGCAAAAAGTTTGGTCAGAGATTCTTGCCTTGCTGGAAGAGAACCTGTTTTGACCGCTACTGCTTCAACATCTTGCTTTAACTCTGAATCGAGTAAATATTTTGGCAACAATATATCTTCTTCTGGCCCTAGTAATCTTGACGAGCAAGGATTATCAAGCTGTTTCGCAGGACTTGCAAAGGATGCCTGTAATTCTGATGGTGAAGCCCATGCAAAGGCAACTGAACGTGAAGAAGGTGCGGCTGTTGACAGCTCCTCTGAAGAATGTTCTGGAGGAATCAAAGCTGAATCAAAAGAACCTGACGTTGGTGGTGTCCAATGTTCACAAACTGATGTATGTGATGAGGCCTTCCAGTCAGATTCAAGTGAAGCAATTGATAGCAGACACCTACTTTCATCTGAATTATCTGGGCGTATAGATTCTGTCCGAGAATTAAGAGGTGTTAGCAGTAAGGATTCAAATTCCCAGGGAGACTTGTCTGGGAGTGTGATTTGTGAAGATGTCACAGGTGGTTTTGAAGGAAATAGTGTTCAATCAGATATGTCTTTGAATATATCAAAAGAAAACCCTGGTGAAAAGGAAAAGTGCAATGAATCTATGTCTGGCCATAACAATTGTACAACTCCCGGGTCAGAATCATCCCATTTCAGTGATTCTCTAAAGTCTGCTGATGCACGGGGTAAAATGGGTAATATGAGAGTAGAAGAAGAAATTAATACAGGATCTCCAGTAAAATTAACACATCAAATAAATAGTACTACTTCAGATTCCTGTGGCAATGAGTGTACTCCTGAAGTAATCAACAACCATTTAGACTTGTATTCCTGTCCAGAAGAGTTTGGAAATCATGCTTGTTCTGTTGAGGATGATGTCGCAGCTAATGAAAATTTGTGCTCCAACGTGATATCTGACCCTACCTCCTTCAAAGAGTTCTCTGGTGATAATGAATGCTTACATGTGGATAATGATCAGCTGCCAAAAATTTCAAATGGTTCACAACATGCTCACAAGGTGGTTCCTTATGGAGGGTACTATAATGATCCATACAGGTGGACAGTAGATGAAATAAAGGCTGCTACTGGGAAGGAAGAATGTACTTATGTGGAACATAATTTGAAAGTAAGGAGTGTCTACACAGATGTGGAG GATTTTAACGGGACAAAAGATGCCAATAAGGAGCCCTTGGTAACCAGTTACAACAGAAAATTTATGGGGACAGTGGACTACATATG GGCTTCTGAAGATCTTCAGACTGTTAGCGTGCTAGATACATTTCCGGAAGTGATTTTGAAGGAAGCTAATGGATTCCCCACAAAG AAATGGGGAAGTGATCATATCGCCTTGGTCTGCGAACTGGCGTTTAAGGAATGA
- the LOC125544028 gene encoding carbon catabolite repressor protein 4 homolog 6-like isoform X2 has protein sequence MRVVPSAFLRRAASMSSHYNRQGSSRPHRGYSSRPPPPSAYADAELVSGDSYLSTEPAANDSVRRGGGPRAPPPQYRHGPQFQPPPPYVYGYGQPQPQPQPQLQVQPYGFVPYNYNHPPQTPFPGSQYGYGTPNQYGHWHPQPYRVVPPNGGFLPQNAGFRPAAPQLHPSLAQYKREWRSVQKLPPRHAERFKVLSYNILADYLAQEHQDLYRDIPSFIMDWNWRKNRIGLEISWWRPDIICFQEVDKFTDLEQEMSARGYSGIWKMRTGNAVDGCAIFWRTARFRLCYKEDIEFNKLGLRDNVAQLCVLESVFRRNVQTGSTHLSTSPIHPQQAKQVVICNIHVLYNPKRGDIKVGQIRTLLDQAYATSKRWNDAPVILCGDFNATPKLNLFGLARNAISGQQTSSHGLYTGSNTSRYTFRPPLYTTNGREGRIITRNVHKHQSEAKSLVRDSCLAGREPVLTATASTSCFNSESSKYFGNNISSSGPSNLDEQGLSSCFAGLAKDACNSDGEAHAKATEREEGAAVDSSSEECSGGIKAESKEPDVGGVQCSQTDVCDEAFQSDSSEAIDSRHLLSSELSGRIDSVRELRGVSSKDSNSQGDLSGSVICEDVTGGFEGNSVQSDMSLNISKENPGEKEKCNESMSGHNNCTTPGSESSHFSDSLKSADARGKMGNMRVEEEINTGSPVKLTHQINSTTSDSCGNECTPEVINNHLDLYSCPEEFGNHACSVEDDVAANENLCSNVISDPTSFKEFSGDNECLHVDNDQLPKISNGSQHAHKVVPYGGYYNDPYRWTVDEIKAATGKEECTYVEHNLKVRSVYTDVEDFNGTKDANKEPLVTSYNRKFMGTVDYIWASEDLQTVSVLDTFPEVILKEANGFPTKKWGSDHIALVCELAFKE, from the exons ATGCGCGTCGTCCCCTCAGCTTTTCTCCGTCGCGCCGCCTCGATGTCCTCTCACTACAAC CGCCAAGGATCCTCGCGACCTCACCGCGGATACTCCTCCCGCCCCCCGCCGCCTTCCGCCTACGCCgacgccgagctcgtcagcggcGATTCTTACCTCAGTACTGAGCCCGCTGCCAACGATTCCGTCCGCCGCGGCGGGGGTCCTCGCGCGCCTCCACCGCAGTACAGGCACGGGCCGCAgttccagccgccgccgccgtacGTATATGGCTACGGCCAACCTCAACCGCAGCCGCAGCCGCAGCTGCAGGTTCAGCCTTACGGGTTTGTGCCGTACAACTACAACCATCCGCCGCAGACGCCGTTCCCAGGCTCTCAGTACGGCTATGGGACTCCGAATCAGTACGGTCACTGGCATCCACAGCCATACAGAGTTGTGCCACCGAATGGAGGGTTCCTGCCACAGAATGCTGGGTTCCGACCTGCGGCGCCGCAGCTGCATCCAAGTCTGGCACAGTACAAACGAGAGTGGCGATCTGTGCAGAAGCTGCCACCTCGCCATGCTG AGAGGTTTAAGGTTCTGTCATACAATATACTGGCGGACTATCTGGCCCAGGAGCACCAAGATCTTTATAGAGACATACCATCATTCATCATGGACTGGAACTGGCGTAAGAATAGGATAGGTTTAGAGATCAGCTGGTGGCGTCCAGATATTATATGTTTTCAG GAGGTAGACAAATTTACAGACCTTGAGCAAGAAATGTCAGCCCGAGGATATAGCGGCATATGGAAG ATGCGGACCGGAAATGCTGTTGATGGATGTGCCATATTTTGGAGGACAGCAAG GTTCCGGTTGTGTTATAAAGAAGACATTGAGTTCAATAAGCTTGGGCTTCGGGATAATGTTGCACAGCTTTGTGTTTTAGAA TCGGTGTTTCGAAGAAATGTGCAAACTGGGTCTACTCACTTATCTACTAG CCCTATCCATCCGCAACAAGCCAAACAAGTTGTTATATGTAACATTCATGTTCTTTATAATCCGAAGAGAGGGGACATAAAAGTTGGCCAG ATAAGGACACTGCTTGACCAAGCTTATGCTACATCTAAGAGGTGGAATGATGCTCCAGTAATACTCTGTGGGGACTTCAACGCTACACCGAAG TTAAATTTGTTTGGGCTTGCAAGAAATGCTATATCAGGGCAGCAAACTAGTTCACATGGGCTTTATACTGGTTCTAACACATCTCG TTATACATTCCGTCCACCTTTATACACGACCAATGGTAGAGAGGGAAGAATAATTACTCGAAATGTCCATAAGCATCAAAGTGAAGCAAAAAGTTTGGTCAGAGATTCTTGCCTTGCTGGAAGAGAACCTGTTTTGACCGCTACTGCTTCAACATCTTGCTTTAACTCTGAATCGAGTAAATATTTTGGCAACAATATATCTTCTTCTGGCCCTAGTAATCTTGACGAGCAAGGATTATCAAGCTGTTTCGCAGGACTTGCAAAGGATGCCTGTAATTCTGATGGTGAAGCCCATGCAAAGGCAACTGAACGTGAAGAAGGTGCGGCTGTTGACAGCTCCTCTGAAGAATGTTCTGGAGGAATCAAAGCTGAATCAAAAGAACCTGACGTTGGTGGTGTCCAATGTTCACAAACTGATGTATGTGATGAGGCCTTCCAGTCAGATTCAAGTGAAGCAATTGATAGCAGACACCTACTTTCATCTGAATTATCTGGGCGTATAGATTCTGTCCGAGAATTAAGAGGTGTTAGCAGTAAGGATTCAAATTCCCAGGGAGACTTGTCTGGGAGTGTGATTTGTGAAGATGTCACAGGTGGTTTTGAAGGAAATAGTGTTCAATCAGATATGTCTTTGAATATATCAAAAGAAAACCCTGGTGAAAAGGAAAAGTGCAATGAATCTATGTCTGGCCATAACAATTGTACAACTCCCGGGTCAGAATCATCCCATTTCAGTGATTCTCTAAAGTCTGCTGATGCACGGGGTAAAATGGGTAATATGAGAGTAGAAGAAGAAATTAATACAGGATCTCCAGTAAAATTAACACATCAAATAAATAGTACTACTTCAGATTCCTGTGGCAATGAGTGTACTCCTGAAGTAATCAACAACCATTTAGACTTGTATTCCTGTCCAGAAGAGTTTGGAAATCATGCTTGTTCTGTTGAGGATGATGTCGCAGCTAATGAAAATTTGTGCTCCAACGTGATATCTGACCCTACCTCCTTCAAAGAGTTCTCTGGTGATAATGAATGCTTACATGTGGATAATGATCAGCTGCCAAAAATTTCAAATGGTTCACAACATGCTCACAAGGTGGTTCCTTATGGAGGGTACTATAATGATCCATACAGGTGGACAGTAGATGAAATAAAGGCTGCTACTGGGAAGGAAGAATGTACTTATGTGGAACATAATTTGAAAGTAAGGAGTGTCTACACAGATGTGGAG GATTTTAACGGGACAAAAGATGCCAATAAGGAGCCCTTGGTAACCAGTTACAACAGAAAATTTATGGGGACAGTGGACTACATATG GGCTTCTGAAGATCTTCAGACTGTTAGCGTGCTAGATACATTTCCGGAAGTGATTTTGAAGGAAGCTAATGGATTCCCCACAAAG AAATGGGGAAGTGATCATATCGCCTTGGTCTGCGAACTGGCGTTTAAGGAATGA